Proteins encoded in a region of the Vicia villosa cultivar HV-30 ecotype Madison, WI linkage group LG5, Vvil1.0, whole genome shotgun sequence genome:
- the LOC131602767 gene encoding uncharacterized protein LOC131602767, whose translation MAARKNIFSYLQEDLLECIFKSLNDDHYTFKSLTLVSKHFLSITNRFRFFATITVETIPNLPRLFHRFPNLTSLNLSILSISVEQVDQLLALISTFPLHIRSLNLSNGFYSVPANGLIALSKTMKNLRSLSFYRLVNYRKKVLFLIADCFPLLEELNFSYPRVSCSADFDVDVNDPLLALPNLRNINLSCNFITDQFINFLRHSCKHLQVIRIIYKISKHLGDVGKKYGKYDSSDIIYL comes from the coding sequence ATGGCAGccaggaaaaatatattttcatatttgcAGGAGGACTTGTTGGAGTGCATCTTCAAATCCCTCAACGACGACCACTACACTTTCAAGTCTCTCACCCTCGTCTCAAAGCACTTTCTCTCCATCACCAACCGTTTTCGATTCTTTGCCACAATCACCGTCGAAACCATCCCTAACCTTCCTCGCCTCTTCCACCGCTTCCCTAACCTCACCTCCCTCAACCTCTCTATCCTATCCATTTCCGTAGAACAAGTCGACCAACTTCTAGCCCTAATCTCCACTTTCCCTTTACACATCAGATCTCTCAATCTCTCCAACGGTTTCTACTCGGTTCCTGCAAATGGCTTGATAGCTCTGTCAAAAACTATGAAAAATTTGAGATCTCTCAGTTTTTACAGATTGGTTAATTACCGCAAGAAGGTTTTGTTCTTGATCGCCGATTGTTTTCCTTTACTAGAAGAACTCAACTTCAGTTACCCACGGGTTAGTTGTAGCGCAGATTTTGATGTAGATGTTAATGATCCATTATTGGCACTTCCCAATCTCCGCAACATTAACCTATCTTGTAATTTCATCACTGACCAATTTATTAACTTTCTCCGCCACAGCTGCAAGCATCTTCAAGTCATCAGGATCATATACAAGATTTCAAAGCATCTTGGGGATGTTGGGAAAAAATATGGGAAATATGATAGTAGCGATATAATATATTTGtag
- the LOC131602809 gene encoding uncharacterized protein LOC131602809 → MQEVYDLRVKDLLLPNSKHWDISKVRSTLDHLGADLVLKVPLMEDVVEDRLIWQEETNREYSVKSGYRVWRKMQSSSFGKNGVEGNWNALWNITAPPRAKQLFREDNRDAGRLAVMLYNLRRSRNKVVWQDTGEDASSIGVKCNVDAGFSNICGTTNRGWCFRDHLGRFQIAGVAWDEGFLSVMEAEAMALKEAVQKAISLHLLHVVFESDCQSVVHAVYSK, encoded by the exons ATGCAAGAAGTgtatgatcttagagtgaaagaCCTATTGCTTCCGAATTCAAAGCACTGGGATATTAGTAAGGTGCGTAGTACTTTAGATCATCTCGGGGCTGATCTTGTTCTTAAAGTTCCATTAATGGAAGATGTTGTGGAGGATAGGTTGATTTGGCAAGAAGAGACGAACAGGGAGTATAGTGTGAAGTCGGGGTATAGGGTGTGGCGTAAGATGCAAAGTAGTAGTTTTGGCAAGAACGGTGTGGAAGGAAACTGGAATGCCCTTTGGAACATAACTGCACCTCCTAGAGCTAAACAATTATT TCGAGAGGATAATAGAGATGCAGGTAGACTTGCCGTGATGTTATATAATCTTAGAAGGAGTAGGAATAAGGTGGTTTGGCAGGACACTGGAGAGGATGCTTCTAGCATTGGG GTGAAGTGTAATGTCGATGCGGGTTTCAGTAATATTTGTGGTACCACAAACAGAGGTTGGTGTTTCAGGGATCATTTAGGGAGATTCCAAATTGCAGGTGTGGCGTGGGATGAGGGGTTCTTATCGGTCATGGAGGCTGAAGCCATGGCTTTGAAGGAAGCGGTCCAGAAGGCTATCTCTCTTCATTTATTGCATGTTGTCTTTGAGAGTGATTGCCAAAGTGTAGTCCATGCTGTTTACTCTAAATAG
- the LOC131602841 gene encoding uncharacterized protein LOC131602841 has product MMYKSLQGRKPSVPWRGVYFGNGVRPTATFILWLACRNRLPTKDRICKFGVQTDEKCIYCGEKESCQHLFFECRVTRLVWLQVLKWLKIHHMPHGWDLELVWISKNASRSNGRSRALQIAIAEAVYAVWSVRNHKIFQEDNHMELDNNQIIQNIKWRMSGNPKLEAYCHTLDNE; this is encoded by the coding sequence ATGATGTACAAGAGTTTGCAGGGGAGGAAGCCAAGTGTGCCTTGGAGAGGGGTCTATTTTGGTAATGGTGTCAGACCAACAGCTACCTTTATTCTTTGGCTTGCTTGCAGAAACAGACTGCCGACCAAGGATAGAATTTGCAAATTTGGAGTACAAACTGATGAGAAATGCATCTATTGTGGAGAGAAGGAAAGCTGTCAACACTTATTTTTTGAGTGCAGGGTAACAAGACTTGTTTGGCTGCAAGTGTTGAAGTGGCTGAAGATACATCATATGCCCCACGGATGGGACCTGGAATTAGTATGGATAAGCAAAAATGCTAGCAGGAGCAATGGTAGAAGCAGAGCACTACAAATAGCGATAGCTGAAGCAGTGTATGCTGTGTGGAGTGTGAGAAATCATAAGATATTCCAAGAGGACAATCATATGGAGCTGGATAACAACCAGATTATACAGAACATAAAATGGAGAATGAGTGGGAATCCTAAATTGGAAGCATATTGCCATACCCTTGATAATGAGTAG